The Oncorhynchus kisutch isolate 150728-3 linkage group LG14, Okis_V2, whole genome shotgun sequence genomic sequence tccgtccctccctccctccctccacaccgagacggtctgcctgtccgtccctccctccctccctccacaccgagacggtctgcctgtccgtccctccctccctccacaccgagacggtctgcctgtccgtccctccctccctccacaccgagacggtctgcctgtccgtccctccctccctccacaccgagacggtctgcctgtccgtccctccctccctccacaccgagacggtctgcctgtccgtccctccctccacaccgagacggtctgcctgtccgtccctccctccacaccgagacggtctgcctgtccgtccctccctccacaccgagacggtctgcctgtccgtccctccctccacaccgagacggtctgcctgtccgtccctccctccacaccgagacggtctgcctgtccgtccctccctccacactgagacggtctgcctgtccgtccctccctccacactgagacggtctgcctgtccgtccctccctccacactgagacggtctgcctgtccgtccctccctccacactgagacggtctgcctgtccgtccctccctccacaATGAGACGGTctgcctgtccctccctccctccacactgagacggtctgcctgtccgtccctccctccacactgagacggtctgcctgtccgtccctccctccacactgagacggtctgcctgtccgtccctccctccacactgagacggtctgcctgtccgtccctccctccacactgaGACGGTctgcctgtccctccctccacactgaGACGGTctgcctgtccctccctccacactgaGACGGTctgcctgtccctccctccacactgaGACGGTctgcctgtccctccctccacactgaGACGGTctgcctgtccctccctccacactgaGACGGTctgcctgtccctccctccacactgaGACGGTCTGCCTGTCCCTCCAAACACACTGAGACGGTCTGCCTGTCCCTCCCTCATTtaacatttccatttcacaccatgctgttcatagacatcatttataataataattttaatccGTTTCTCTCAGTTATTTATCCCGTAAAAAGGGAGTGGTTTTGGGCAGTAAATCCCAGTAACCGGGTTCCCTCCATTCAACCctaacagactgaccaggtgaatccaggtgaaagatatgatcccttattgatgtcacctgttaaatccacttcaatcagtgtagatgaatgggaggagacaggtggtttaagaaggatttttaagccttgagacaattgagacatgggttgtgctcgtgtgtcattcagagggtgaacggggaAGACAACATATTTAATTGTCTTTTGAACGGGGTTtaatagtaggtgccaggagcaccggtttgtgtcaagaactgcaacgctgctgggtttttcacactcaacagtttcctgtgtgtatcgagaatggtccaccacccaaaggacatccagacaacttgacaactgtgggaagccttggagtcaacatggaccagaatCCCTTGGacgaatttaggctgttctgagggcaaaacggggtgcaactcaatattcgggaaggtgttcctaatgtttagtatagTCAGTGTATATGTACCAGGAATTTGACCTACTGAATAAAACAGAATATACACCCAAAATAATTGACAATCCACATACATTATGTACAGTAGATAGGATGCAGAATCCAGCTAAAAGCCTCCATAGACTTCCACTGTCTCTTGTTCCTAAAACATGTTGGTCTGAAACACTGCATCAGGAAGCCATCTTACCTGCTGCATGGACCACTAGTCCCAAGGTGGTGGTGATCTTTGAGCTGGCAACCCTCGCAGACTCTggatctaaacacacacacacacacaccaaatcagacagacacacaccaaatcagacagacagaccaaatcagacagacagaccaaatcAGACAGACcaagtcagtcagacagacagacagacagtgtgtctaGACTGACCGTCAGCACTGCTGTGTACGTGGGCGCTTCCTATCTGGTCGACCAGCAGCATGAAGACGAACCCCAGGACCAGAGAAACCCCGATGTAGGCATGGAGATGCTCATGGCTGTGGCTGTGCTCCCCACTGACCCCCAGAGCTGCATCCACACCTTCCCTGGGCTCAgacacccccaccccctccacctGGCCAGGGGCGTGGTGCacacctacacagagagagagactgagaccctATCCCAGACAGTAGAGACTGAGACCctaacagtagagacagagacccagacagtagagacagagacccagacagtagagacagagacccagacagtagagacagagacccagacagtagcgacagagacccagacagtagcgacagagacccagacagtagagacagagacactatcccagacagtagagacagagaccctaACAGTAGAGACTGAGACCCAGACAGTAgcgacagagacccagacagtagagacagagacactatcccagacagtagagacagagaccctaACAGTAGAGACTGAGACCCAGACAGTAGAGACTGAGacccagacagtagagacagagaccctatcacagacagtagagacagagatgccCACAGGAGAGACTGAGATCCAGACAGTAGAGACTGAGacccagacagtagagacagagaccctatcacagacagtagagacagagatgccCACAGGAGAGACTGAGATCCAGACAGTAGAGACTGAGacccagacagtagagacagagacccagacagtagagactgagacccagacagtagagactgagacccagacagtagagagagagacactatcccagacagtagagacagagaccctaACAGTAGAGACTGAGACCCAGACAGTAGAGACTGAGacccagacagtagagacagagaccctatcacagacagtagagacagagatgccCACAGGAGAGACTGAGATCCAGACAGTAGAGACTGAGacccagacagtagagacagagacccagacagtagagactgagacccagacagtagagacagagacccagacagtagagactgagacccagacagtagagacagagaccctatcacagacagtagagacagagatgccCACAGGAGAGACTGAGATCCAGACAGTAGAGACTGAGacccagacagtagagacagagacccagacagtagagactgagacccagacagtagagactgagacccagacagtagagacagagatccagacagtagagactgagacccagacagtagagactgagacccagacagtagagacagagatccagacagtagagactgagacactatcccagacagtagagactgagacccagacagtagagacagagacccagacagtagagacagagacccagacagtagagacagagacccagacagtagagacagagacccagacagtagagacagagacccagacagtagagacagagacccagacagtagagacagagacccagacagtagagacagagacccagacagtagagacagagacccagacagtagagactgagacccagacagtagagactgagacccagacagtagagactgagacccagacagtagagacagagacccagacagtagagacagagacccagacagtagagactgagacccagacagtagagactgagacccagacagtagagacagagacccagacagtagagactgagacccagacagtagagactgagactagctagctaacgttggaccagtatttttattttttattacctttatttaactaggcaagtcagttaagaacaaattcttattttcaatgacggcctgggaacagtgggttaactgcctgttcaggggcagaacgacgaccttgtcagctcggggatttgaacttgcaacctttcggttactagtccaacgctctaaccactaggctaccctgccgccccaaagggaatagggttccatttggtatGCAGATTGAGTCTCACCCTCCAGGACCTCCTCATACAGGGCATGGACCCCCTCGGGGATGATGACAGCCAGGGCAGTACCACACAGCAGCCCTGCTCCCAGGACCGTCACCAGCTTCAGCTTCTCCTGCAGGACCAGACAACCAGGACAGGGGGTTCATCAACAGGACAACCAGGACAGGGGGGTTCATCAGCAGGACAACCAGGACAGGGGGGTTCATCAACAGGACAGGGGGGTTCATCAGCAGGACAACCAGGACAGGGGGGTTCATCAACAGGACAGGGGGGTTCATCAGCAGGACAACCAGGACAGGGGGGTTCATCAACAGGACAACCAGGACAGGGGGGTTCATCAGCAGGACAACCAGGACAGGGGGGTTCATCAGCAGGACAACCAGGACAGGGGGGTTCATCAGCAGGACAACCAGGACAGGGGGGTTCATCAACAGGACAACCAGGAGAGGGGGGTTCATCAACAGGACAACCAGGACAGGGGGGTTCATCAACAGGACAACCAGGACAGGGGGGTTCATCAACAGGACAACCAGGACAGGGGGGTTCATCAACAGGACAACCAGGACAGGGGGGTTCATCAACAGGACAACCAGGACAGGGGGGTTCATCAGCAGGACAACCAGGACAGGGGAGGGGTAGGTCAACACATTAACTTTGGCCACGGAATAGCAATTATTAGGCTAGCTAACATCACTGAATGGATGTTACTGGTTGCATGTTACGGTTAGAACAGTCTGATTGATACactaaaatcaaaatcaaatcttatgtcacatacacatggttagcagatgttaatgcgagtgtagcaaaatgtgtGCCTTTATATGCATAGTGATCTCAGTAGCTAAGGACTTCAGCTGAAGTCTCCACTTCAAGTTCAATTTGGTCACTCAGCAAAGTTTGAGTGCTACTCACCTCTGAGAAGTTGACAGCCAGAGGAATGGTTCCAGACACATAACATCCCACTAGCATTGCCAGGGACAGCAGGCTGATCGAAGTGAAGTCGTCCATAGACATAATTGCAGCTGTGCTTTGCTATGCAACAATTAGCCTGACTATTGGAAAGTGGTAGCTAGAGCGGTAAACAGACTAGTCTGAATCCAGAAACTGACTAGCTAGATAGGTTGGCAAGCTTGATTTCTAGACAGATAACGCCAAgtataaaaaataacaataaatcAAATGGTACTTCTCTTTTCCCACTAGCACTGCCTTTGGTGATAAATACTTTGTTGGGGGAAAATTTAACGTGATGTGTCGTCTCACCTAACTATCTTAAAACAAATTCATGAATTGTAAGTCGCTCTTATActtaatgactaaaatgtcaaacaatCATTGATCACAAGAATCGCCTTCGCAGCAATGATAGATAACTAAAACTATCTGCAGAGGTCTAAACAGCCATGTGGTCAGATCTGCTAAATAACTCTACAATTTAACCACTACGGCATTGACATTGAACACGGTTGTTTATGCAATCATGTCAATCTAGCTAATCTGCTTCTTACTTTTGCAGAAATCTAAACATCATCTAGTAGTAGCTACTGTAACGTTAGCAAAATTAGATAGCCTGCTAGGCTAACTATCTTCCCTCACAAAGTATTGTTGCCTACAGTTGACACGTTGTCATCTCTAGAAAGTGTATTGCCCATATCGTACTCTTCAATGtagctattttatttatttttgaataaTTTTTGAACAAAACTAACTGCACTTAGCTATTATTCTTTATAGCTATCTAGCTCGAAATGTTTCTGCCAAATGTAGCACTTCCGGGTAACGCTCATTGTTCACGCCACGTAAACGTGCCACGTACAAAATCTGCATTCTTTCTCTGTTTACTTTTCTTCTCTGACTTTGTGGACCGATACAGCAGATGTTTCAAACATAAACCAATGTATtacatgtataaaaaaaaaagtacaactGTTTTAGCTGGTTGTTGTTCATCTTTTCTTAGAAGTAGTCAGATATGTCTTCTATCTCCCTAAGCCCCATCTCCGCCAGGGGGGGCTTCTGTTGATGGACTGTTGGCGTACCCGTATGGAGAATGTGGCTAACTCCCACGACTACAACtttccaaatatatatatatatatattttttttaaagcgtATTTAATCATATAATTTTATTTGTCCTTTAATCAACAAGGTAAGTCATTAGAACACATACTATTTTGCCATAATGACATGCACCCTTATGCCTCAAACACAGATGAATGGGTTGTTAAAATACTCTTTACATCAAaagagtggagcagcggtctacggcactgcatctcagtgctaaggcatcactacagacaccctggttcgaatccaggctgtatcacaacctgtccgtgattgggagtcccatagggcagcgcacaattggcccggtgtCGTCTGGGCTAGGATTTGgtcagggtaggctgtcattgtaaataagaatttgttcttaactgacttgacctagttaaataaaggttacattaaaaaataaataattaaagtgTCTTTCATCATGTGACTTCCTCATCTCTGACTGACTGTGGTGAGTGACATCATGTTAGTTCTTCTGATTCCCTCTTGTAAAAACATTCCCATTGACAACCTGTGTACCTGTCCACTATGATAATGACAATATTATGAGTTAAATTGTGTACTATCTGATCATTATCTTATATTCTATTCTGTGCTATGCATAACTCATGAATGCGTTTCTCAAGGTTTAACTCATGTTTGTATTCCCCCTCTAAAGGCCTGTCTCCGAAGCAGCCTCCTGGTAAAGTTGGGGAAACGAGTCAATCTAAGTTATGTTCAAGACAACACCACCAAGACTGGCATGTACTACTGGACAAGTGGACTAACTCTGCATCTTCTGTTAGAAATATTTCAATTTGTGCCCTGTCCATATAGGTCCATTCCCCTGAGGGAAAAGGGTTAAAACTGTTTTATTTCACCAAAATAGTTATTTAATTCAAGCCAACCTTACCACGTATACTTTCTCTAACTGGTTCAATGTGTGTCTCTCAGTACCTTCTTCATTTGGCCATGCAGTGTTGATGGTAGATGTAGAGGCTGAAGGCTTCAGGTATAGACCCCTACCCTCCAGACTCAGCTGTCTCTCAGTACCTTCTTCATTTcatgctgcggtcatccccctcttcaaaaggggggacactcttgacccaaactgctacagacctatatctatcctaccgtgcctttctaaggtcttcgaaagccaagtcaacaaacagattaccgaccatttcgaatctcaccataccttctctgctatgcaatctggtttcagagctggtcatgggtgcacctcagccacgctcaaggtcctaaacgatatcttaaccgccatcgataagaaacattactgtgcagccgtattcattgatctggccaaggctttcgactctgtcaatcaccatatcctcatcggcagactcgacagcctttgtttctcaaatgattgcctcgcctggttcaccaactacttctctgatagagttcagtgtgtcaaatcggagggtctgctgtccggacctctggcagtctctatgggggtgccacagggttcaattcttgg encodes the following:
- the LOC109883956 gene encoding zinc transporter ZIP9, with the translated sequence MSMDDFTSISLLSLAMLVGCYVSGTIPLAVNFSEEKLKLVTVLGAGLLCGTALAVIIPEGVHALYEEVLEGVHHAPGQVEGVGVSEPREGVDAALGVSGEHSHSHEHLHAYIGVSLVLGFVFMLLVDQIGSAHVHSSADDPESARVASSKITTTLGLVVHAAADGVALGAAASTSQTSVQLIVFVAIMLHKAPAAFGLVSFLMHAGLERNRIRKHLLAFALAAPVLAMVTFVGLSQSSKEALSNVNATGVAMLFSAGTFLYVATVHVLPEVGGTGHSHSPTPGKETAKGLSKVEVGALVLGCLLPLVLSVGHHH